In a genomic window of Piliocolobus tephrosceles isolate RC106 chromosome 1, ASM277652v3, whole genome shotgun sequence:
- the LOC111522737 gene encoding NADH-cytochrome b5 reductase 1 isoform X2 has translation MGIQPSPVLLASLGVGLVTLLGLAVGSYLVRRSRRPQVTLLDPNEKYLLRLLDKTTVSHNTKRFRFALPTAHHTLGLPVGKHIYLSTRIDGSLVIRPYTPVTSDEDQGYVDLVIKVYLKGVHPKFPEGGKMSQYLDSLKIGDVVEFRGPSGLLTYTGKGHFNIQPNKKSPPEPRVAKKLGMIAGGTGITPMLQLIRAILKVPEDPTQCFLLFANQTEKDIILREDLEELQARYPNRFKLWFTLDHPPKDWAYSKGFVTADMIREHLPAPGDDVLVLLCGPPPMVQLACHPNLDKLGYSQKMRFTY, from the exons ATGGGGATCCAGCCG AGCCCAGTCCTGCTGGCCtccctgggggtggggctggTCACTCTGCTCGGTCTGGCTGTGGGCTCCTACTTGGTTCGGAGGTCCCGCCGGCCTCAGGTCACTCTCCTGGACCCCAATGAAAAGTACCTGCTACGACTGCTAGACAAGACA ACTGTGAGCCACAACACCAAGAGGTTCCGCTTTGCCCTGCCCACCGCCCACCACACTCTGGGGCTGCCTGTGG GGAAACATATCTACCTCTCCACCCGAATTGATGGCAGCCTGGTCATCAGACCGTACACTCCTGTCACCAGTGATGAGGATCAAGGCTACGTGGATCTTGTCATCAAG GTCTACCTGAAGGGTGTGCACCCCAAATTTCCTGAGGGAGGGAAGATGTCTCAGTACCTGGATAGCCTGAAGATTGGGGATGTGGTGGAGTTTCGGGGGCCAAGCGGGTTGCTCACTTACACTGGAAAAG GGCATTTTAACATTCAGCCCAACAAGAAATCTCCACCAGAACCCCGAGTGGCGAAGAAACTGGGAATGATTGCCGGCGGGACAG GAATCACCCCAATGCTACAGCTGATCCGGGCCATCCTCAAAGTCCCTGAAGATCCAACCCAGTGCTTTCTGCTTTTTGCCAACCAG ACAGAAAAGGATATCATCTTGCGAGAGGACTTGGAGGAACTGCAGGCCCGCTATCCCAATCGCTTTAAGCTCTGGTTCACTCTGGATCATCCCCCAAAAG ATTGGGCCTACAGCAAGGGCTTTGTGACTGCCGACATGATCCGGGAACACCTGCCCGCTCCAGGGGATGATGTGCTGGTGCTGCTTTGTGGGCCACCCCCAATGGTGCAGCTGGCCTGCCATCCCAACTTGGACAAACTGGGCTACTCGCAAAAGATGCGATTCACCTACTGA
- the LOC111522737 gene encoding NADH-cytochrome b5 reductase 1 isoform X1: protein MGIQPSPVLLASLGVGLVTLLGLAVGSYLVRRSRRPQVTLLDPNEKYLLRLLDKTTVSHNTKRFRFALPTAHHTLGLPVGKHIYLSTRIDGSLVIRPYTPVTSDEDQGYVDLVIKVYLKGVHPKFPEGGKMSQYLDSLKIGDVVEFRGPSGLLTYTGKGHFNIQPNKKSPPEPRVAKKLGMIAGGTGITPMLQLIRAILKVPEDPTQCFLLFANQTEKDIILREDLEELQARYPNRFKLWFTLDHPPKGILPISGHPTIPSSSKSKPCPFVSSGFSEILASRCRLGSLSAQTQGSPGPFSLGSCLPGG, encoded by the exons ATGGGGATCCAGCCG AGCCCAGTCCTGCTGGCCtccctgggggtggggctggTCACTCTGCTCGGTCTGGCTGTGGGCTCCTACTTGGTTCGGAGGTCCCGCCGGCCTCAGGTCACTCTCCTGGACCCCAATGAAAAGTACCTGCTACGACTGCTAGACAAGACA ACTGTGAGCCACAACACCAAGAGGTTCCGCTTTGCCCTGCCCACCGCCCACCACACTCTGGGGCTGCCTGTGG GGAAACATATCTACCTCTCCACCCGAATTGATGGCAGCCTGGTCATCAGACCGTACACTCCTGTCACCAGTGATGAGGATCAAGGCTACGTGGATCTTGTCATCAAG GTCTACCTGAAGGGTGTGCACCCCAAATTTCCTGAGGGAGGGAAGATGTCTCAGTACCTGGATAGCCTGAAGATTGGGGATGTGGTGGAGTTTCGGGGGCCAAGCGGGTTGCTCACTTACACTGGAAAAG GGCATTTTAACATTCAGCCCAACAAGAAATCTCCACCAGAACCCCGAGTGGCGAAGAAACTGGGAATGATTGCCGGCGGGACAG GAATCACCCCAATGCTACAGCTGATCCGGGCCATCCTCAAAGTCCCTGAAGATCCAACCCAGTGCTTTCTGCTTTTTGCCAACCAG ACAGAAAAGGATATCATCTTGCGAGAGGACTTGGAGGAACTGCAGGCCCGCTATCCCAATCGCTTTAAGCTCTGGTTCACTCTGGATCATCCCCCAAAAGGTATCCTTCCCATTTCTGGACACCCCACTATCCCCTCATCGTCAAAATCAAAGCCTTGCCCCTTTGTGAGTTCTGGCTTCAGTGAAATCCTTGCCTCACGCTGCCGACTCGGAAGTCTGAGTGCACAGACACAGGGATCTCCTGGTCCCTTTTCTTTGGGTTCCTGTTTACCAGGTGGGTGA